A region from the Microcebus murinus isolate Inina chromosome 3, M.murinus_Inina_mat1.0, whole genome shotgun sequence genome encodes:
- the C3H2orf74 gene encoding uncharacterized protein C2orf74 homolog isoform X2, whose translation MNVTVPGISLGPLYSALLPCKDIPCLLSRGPAFRAPSWKQRDQALICSFQGKKNDEVEKPPCTDANRGVDCVPANVETNNLGDNGKDIMQIMPVRPGILVQRHSKEVVTLPSVRGQDEDAEEDQVKEEAENAEENDQENGNLRKTTTPLSRSHSTTESQKRPLKGVTFSREVIVVDLGNEYPTPRSYTREHKERK comes from the exons atgaatGTGACTGTTCCAGGGATTTCAT TGGGTCCACTGTATTCtgctcttttgccatgtaaggacaTACCGTGCCTCCTCTCCAGAGGACCAGCATTCAGagcgccatcttggaagcagagagaccaggcCCTAATCTgcag TTTCCAAGGCAAGAAAAATGATGAAGTAGAAAAACCTCCTTGTACAGATGCTAACAGAGGTGTAGACTGTGTACCTGCCAATGTGGAGACGAATAATCTAGGAGACAATGGAAA GGACATAATGCAAATCATGCCAGTGAGGCCTGGCATTCTTGTCCAGAGACACAGTAAGGAAGTGGTGACCCTACCCTCAGTACGTGGACAGGATGAGGATGCAGAAGAAGACCAAGTAAAAGAGGAGGCTGAAAATGCTGAAGAAAATGATCAAGAG AATGGCAATTTGCGGAAAACAACCACACCTCTCAGTAGGTCTCATTCAACTACTGAAAGCCAAAAAAGACCTTTAAAAGGAGTGACATTTTCTAGGGAGGTAATTGTCGTGGATCTTGGGAATGAATACCCTACACCTCGAAGCTACACCAGAGaacataaagagagaaaatga
- the C3H2orf74 gene encoding uncharacterized protein C2orf74 homolog isoform X1 codes for MDQCHYKKELMGVGPLYSALLPCKDIPCLLSRGPAFRAPSWKQRDQALICSFQGKKNDEVEKPPCTDANRGVDCVPANVETNNLGDNGKDIMQIMPVRPGILVQRHSKEVVTLPSVRGQDEDAEEDQVKEEAENAEENDQENGNLRKTTTPLSRSHSTTESQKRPLKGVTFSREVIVVDLGNEYPTPRSYTREHKERK; via the exons ATGGATCAATGCCATTATAAAAAAGAACTCATGGGAGTGGGTCCACTGTATTCtgctcttttgccatgtaaggacaTACCGTGCCTCCTCTCCAGAGGACCAGCATTCAGagcgccatcttggaagcagagagaccaggcCCTAATCTgcag TTTCCAAGGCAAGAAAAATGATGAAGTAGAAAAACCTCCTTGTACAGATGCTAACAGAGGTGTAGACTGTGTACCTGCCAATGTGGAGACGAATAATCTAGGAGACAATGGAAA GGACATAATGCAAATCATGCCAGTGAGGCCTGGCATTCTTGTCCAGAGACACAGTAAGGAAGTGGTGACCCTACCCTCAGTACGTGGACAGGATGAGGATGCAGAAGAAGACCAAGTAAAAGAGGAGGCTGAAAATGCTGAAGAAAATGATCAAGAG AATGGCAATTTGCGGAAAACAACCACACCTCTCAGTAGGTCTCATTCAACTACTGAAAGCCAAAAAAGACCTTTAAAAGGAGTGACATTTTCTAGGGAGGTAATTGTCGTGGATCTTGGGAATGAATACCCTACACCTCGAAGCTACACCAGAGaacataaagagagaaaatga
- the C3H2orf74 gene encoding uncharacterized protein C2orf74 homolog isoform X3, whose protein sequence is MSFETTAITFFTILLICLICILILLVVFLYKCFQGKKNDEVEKPPCTDANRGVDCVPANVETNNLGDNGKDIMQIMPVRPGILVQRHSKEVVTLPSVRGQDEDAEEDQVKEEAENAEENDQENGNLRKTTTPLSRSHSTTESQKRPLKGVTFSREVIVVDLGNEYPTPRSYTREHKERK, encoded by the exons ATGAGCTTTGAAACCACAGCAATCACCTTCTTCACCATCCTTCTAATTTGCCTCATTTGCATCCTCATTTTATTGGtggtttttttatataaatg TTTCCAAGGCAAGAAAAATGATGAAGTAGAAAAACCTCCTTGTACAGATGCTAACAGAGGTGTAGACTGTGTACCTGCCAATGTGGAGACGAATAATCTAGGAGACAATGGAAA GGACATAATGCAAATCATGCCAGTGAGGCCTGGCATTCTTGTCCAGAGACACAGTAAGGAAGTGGTGACCCTACCCTCAGTACGTGGACAGGATGAGGATGCAGAAGAAGACCAAGTAAAAGAGGAGGCTGAAAATGCTGAAGAAAATGATCAAGAG AATGGCAATTTGCGGAAAACAACCACACCTCTCAGTAGGTCTCATTCAACTACTGAAAGCCAAAAAAGACCTTTAAAAGGAGTGACATTTTCTAGGGAGGTAATTGTCGTGGATCTTGGGAATGAATACCCTACACCTCGAAGCTACACCAGAGaacataaagagagaaaatga
- the C3H2orf74 gene encoding uncharacterized protein C2orf74 homolog isoform X4: protein MQIMPVRPGILVQRHSKEVVTLPSVRGQDEDAEEDQVKEEAENAEENDQENGNLRKTTTPLSRSHSTTESQKRPLKGVTFSREVIVVDLGNEYPTPRSYTREHKERK from the exons ATGCAAATCATGCCAGTGAGGCCTGGCATTCTTGTCCAGAGACACAGTAAGGAAGTGGTGACCCTACCCTCAGTACGTGGACAGGATGAGGATGCAGAAGAAGACCAAGTAAAAGAGGAGGCTGAAAATGCTGAAGAAAATGATCAAGAG AATGGCAATTTGCGGAAAACAACCACACCTCTCAGTAGGTCTCATTCAACTACTGAAAGCCAAAAAAGACCTTTAAAAGGAGTGACATTTTCTAGGGAGGTAATTGTCGTGGATCTTGGGAATGAATACCCTACACCTCGAAGCTACACCAGAGaacataaagagagaaaatga